In the genome of Triticum urartu cultivar G1812 chromosome 5, Tu2.1, whole genome shotgun sequence, one region contains:
- the LOC125511289 gene encoding CBL-interacting protein kinase 9, whose protein sequence is MAAAAGRGGGPRRTTRVGPYELGKTVGEGSFAKVKIAKDTRNAATCAIKVLDRNHVLRHKMVEQIKREIATMKLIRHPNVVQLHEVMASKSKIYMVLEFVEGGELFDKIVNSGKLGEDEARRYFHQLINAVDYCHSRGVYHRDLKPENLLLDSYGALKVSDFGLSAFSPQTKEDGLLHTACGTPNYVAPEVLADKGYDGMAADVWSCGIILFVLMAGYLPFDDPNLMTLYKLISRANVSCPPWFSTGARNLIKRILDPNPHTRITIAQILEDEWFKKDYKPPHSEHNEDVSLEDVDAAFDSSEEHLVAERREKPESMNAFALISRSEGFNLGNLFEKEMMGMVKRETSFASQRTPQEIMSKIEEACGPLGFNVRKQNYKMKLKGDKTGRKGHLSVATEVFEVAPTLHMVELRKTGGDTLEFHSFYKNFSSELKDIVWKTESNTIAK, encoded by the exons atggcggcggcggcgggcaggGGCGGGGGGCCGAGGCGCACGACGCGGGTGGGCCCCTACGAGCTCGGCAAGACCGTCGGCGAGGGCAGCTTCGCCAAGGTCAAGATCGCCAAGGACACCCGCAACGCCGCCACCTGCGCCATCAAGGTGCTCGACCGCAACCACGTCCTCCGCCACAAGATGGTCGAGCAG ATTAAACGGGAGATCGCCACAATGAAGCTAATACGACATCCAAATGTGGTCCAGCTGCATGAG GTGATGGCTAGCAAATCAAAGATATACATGGTTCTTGAGTTTGTTGAGGGAGGCGAGCTTTTTGATAAGATC GTCAATTCTGGGAAGCTAGGAGAAGATGAAGCAAGACGATACTTCCACCAACTTATAAATGCGGTTGATTATTGTCATAGTCGTGGAGTGTACCATAGAGATCTCAAG CCAGAAAATCTGCTCCTTGATTCATATGGAGCTCTCAAAGTTTCGGATTTCGGTCTCAGCGCATTTTCTCCGCAAACAAAA gAGGATGGACTTCTGCATACTGCTTGTGGAACTCCCAATTATGTTGCACCTGAG GTGCTTGCTGATAAAGGTTATGATGGTATGGCTGCTGATGTGTGGTCCTGTGGCATAATCTTATTTGTCCTTATGGCTGGATATTTGCCCTTTGATGACCCCAACTTAATGACTCTGTATAAATTG ATCTCCAGAGCTAATGTTTCTTGTCCACCATGGTTTTCTACCGGTGCGAGAAATCTTATTAAGCGCATTCTCGATCCCAATCCTCACACT AGGATAACAATCGCCCAAATTTTGGAAGATGAATGGTTCAAAAAGGACTATAAACCACCACATTCTGAGCACAATGAAGATGTGAGCCTTGAAGATGTCGATGCTGCATTCGATAGTTCAGAG GAACACCTTGTGGCGGAGAGGAGAGAGAAACCAGAATCCATGAATGCATTTGCTCTTATTTCAAGGTCTGAGGGATTCAACCTCGGAAATTTGTTTGAGAAAGAGATGATG GGGATGGTAAAGCGGGAAACATCCTTTGCGTCGCAACGTACACCACAAGAGATCATGTCTAAAATAGAGGAAGCCTGTGGCCCTCTTGGTTTCAATGTGCGGAAACAAAATTATAAG ATGAAACTGAAAGGTGACAAGACAGGAAGAAAAGGCCATTTATCTGTAGCAACGGAG GTTTTTGAGGTTGCTCCAACACTCCATATGGTTGAACTTCGTAAAACTGGAGGGGACACCTTGGAGTTTCACAGT TTCTACAAGAATTTCTCGTCAGAACTAAAAGACATTGTGTGGAAAACTGAATCCAACACAATTGCGAAATAG